In one Lolium rigidum isolate FL_2022 chromosome 3, APGP_CSIRO_Lrig_0.1, whole genome shotgun sequence genomic region, the following are encoded:
- the LOC124703103 gene encoding probable proline transporter 2 isoform X2, with the protein MAPMIPGEEQDQIAIPVDEETAHEISVDPWYQVGFVLTTGVNSAYVLGYSGSVMVPLGWVGGTVGLLLAAAVSMYANALLGRLHLLGGKRHIRYRDLAGHIYGRKMYGLTWALQYVNLFMINTGFIILAGQALKALYLLIKDDGAMKLPYCIAVSGFVCALFAFGIPYLSALRIWLGFSTVFSLIFIVAASVLSLRDGVRSPPRDYSIPGEGPDRVFTTIGASASLVFAYNTGMLPEIQATIRPPVVKNIEKALWFQFTIGVVPIYAVVFIGYWAYGNETSSYLLNSVNGPVWVKAVANLSAFLQTVIALHIFASPMYEYLDTRFGSSEGGPFAFHNVMFRVGVRGGYLTVNTLVAAMLPFLGDFMSLTGALSTFPLTFVLANHMYLVANRHRLSSLQKSWHWLNVIGFTVLAITAAVAALRLIAKDSKTYHIFADV; encoded by the exons ATGGCGCCCATGATCCCGGGCGAGGAGCAGGATCAGATCGCCATCCCCGTCGACGAAGAGACCGCCCACGAGATTAGCGTCG ATCCATGGTACCAGGTGGGTTTCGTGCTCACGACGGGGGTGAACAGCGCGTACGTGCTGGGCTACTCCGGTTCAGTGATGGTGCCCCTGGGCTGGGTGGGCGGCACCGTGgggctcctcctcgccgccgcggtgTCCATGTACGCCAACGCGCTCCtcggccgcctccacctcctcggcgGCAAGCGCCACATCAGGTACAGGGACCTCGCCGGGCACATCTACGGGCGGAAGATGTACGGGCTCACCTGGGCGCTGCAGtacgtcaacctcttcatgatcaACACCGGGTTCATCATACTAGCAGGACAGGCACTTAAG GCATTGTACCTGCTGATCAAGGACGACGGCGCCATGAAGCTGCCCTACTGCATCGCGGTGTCCGGATTCGTCTGCGCGCTCTTCGCCTTCGGGATCCCCTACCTATCGGCGCTGAGGATCTGGCTGGGTTTCTCCACAGTGTTCAGCCTCATCTTCATCGTGGCAGCGTCCGTGCTCTCGCTCAGGGATGGTGTGCGCTCGCCGCCGCGGGACTACAGCATCCCCGGTGAGGGGCCGGACAGGGTGTTTACCACCATCGGCGCGTCGGCGAGCCTGGTGTTCGCGTACAACACCGGGATGCTGCCGGAGATCCAGGCCACCATCCGGCCACCAGTGGTGAAGAACATCGAGAAGGCGCTCTGGTTCCAGTTCACCATCGGCGTCGTGCCCATCTACGCCGTTGTCTTCATCGGATACTGGGCCTACGGCAACGAAACCTCCAGCTACCTGCTCAACAGCGTCAACGGACCCGTCTGGGTCAAGGCGGTTGCCAACCTCTCTGCCTTCCTCCAGACCGTCATAGCACTGCAT ATCTTCGCGTCGCCCATGTACGAGTACCTGGACACGCGGTTCGGGAGCAGCGAGGGAGGCCCCTTCGCGTTCCACAACGTGATGTTCAGGGTCGGGGTCAGGGGAGGGTACCTGACGGTGAACACGCTGGTGGCGGCGATGCTGCCGTTTCTGGGGGACTTCATGAGCCTCACGGGGGCCCTCAGCACCTTCCCTCTCACCTTCGTGCTCGCCAACCACATGTACCTCGTCGCCAACAGGCACCGCCTCTCCTCGCTCCAGAAGTCATGGCACTGGCTCAACGTAATCGGCTTCACCGTCCTCGCcatcaccgccgccgtcgccgcgctcaGGCTCATCGCCAAGGACTCCAAAACATACCATATCTTCGCCGACGTCTGA
- the LOC124703103 gene encoding probable proline transporter 2 isoform X1, with the protein MSMPAAEKVIAVDDDAKNGRGNELDDLPVDDGTKHQISVDPWYQVGFVLTTGVNSAYVLGYSGSVMVPLGWVGGTVGLLLAAAVSMYANALLGRLHLLGGKRHIRYRDLAGHIYGRKMYGLTWALQYVNLFMINTGFIILAGQALKALYLLIKDDGAMKLPYCIAVSGFVCALFAFGIPYLSALRIWLGFSTVFSLIFIVAASVLSLRDGVRSPPRDYSIPGEGPDRVFTTIGASASLVFAYNTGMLPEIQATIRPPVVKNIEKALWFQFTIGVVPIYAVVFIGYWAYGNETSSYLLNSVNGPVWVKAVANLSAFLQTVIALHIFASPMYEYLDTRFGSSEGGPFAFHNVMFRVGVRGGYLTVNTLVAAMLPFLGDFMSLTGALSTFPLTFVLANHMYLVANRHRLSSLQKSWHWLNVIGFTVLAITAAVAALRLIAKDSKTYHIFADV; encoded by the exons ATGTCCATGCCGGCAGCAGAGAAGGTGATCGCGGTGGATGACGACGCCAAGAACGGGCGGGGGAACGAGCTGGATGACCTGCCTGTCGACGATGGCACCAAGCACCAGATTAGCGTTG ATCCATGGTACCAGGTGGGTTTCGTGCTCACGACGGGGGTGAACAGCGCGTACGTGCTGGGCTACTCCGGTTCAGTGATGGTGCCCCTGGGCTGGGTGGGCGGCACCGTGgggctcctcctcgccgccgcggtgTCCATGTACGCCAACGCGCTCCtcggccgcctccacctcctcggcgGCAAGCGCCACATCAGGTACAGGGACCTCGCCGGGCACATCTACGGGCGGAAGATGTACGGGCTCACCTGGGCGCTGCAGtacgtcaacctcttcatgatcaACACCGGGTTCATCATACTAGCAGGACAGGCACTTAAG GCATTGTACCTGCTGATCAAGGACGACGGCGCCATGAAGCTGCCCTACTGCATCGCGGTGTCCGGATTCGTCTGCGCGCTCTTCGCCTTCGGGATCCCCTACCTATCGGCGCTGAGGATCTGGCTGGGTTTCTCCACAGTGTTCAGCCTCATCTTCATCGTGGCAGCGTCCGTGCTCTCGCTCAGGGATGGTGTGCGCTCGCCGCCGCGGGACTACAGCATCCCCGGTGAGGGGCCGGACAGGGTGTTTACCACCATCGGCGCGTCGGCGAGCCTGGTGTTCGCGTACAACACCGGGATGCTGCCGGAGATCCAGGCCACCATCCGGCCACCAGTGGTGAAGAACATCGAGAAGGCGCTCTGGTTCCAGTTCACCATCGGCGTCGTGCCCATCTACGCCGTTGTCTTCATCGGATACTGGGCCTACGGCAACGAAACCTCCAGCTACCTGCTCAACAGCGTCAACGGACCCGTCTGGGTCAAGGCGGTTGCCAACCTCTCTGCCTTCCTCCAGACCGTCATAGCACTGCAT ATCTTCGCGTCGCCCATGTACGAGTACCTGGACACGCGGTTCGGGAGCAGCGAGGGAGGCCCCTTCGCGTTCCACAACGTGATGTTCAGGGTCGGGGTCAGGGGAGGGTACCTGACGGTGAACACGCTGGTGGCGGCGATGCTGCCGTTTCTGGGGGACTTCATGAGCCTCACGGGGGCCCTCAGCACCTTCCCTCTCACCTTCGTGCTCGCCAACCACATGTACCTCGTCGCCAACAGGCACCGCCTCTCCTCGCTCCAGAAGTCATGGCACTGGCTCAACGTAATCGGCTTCACCGTCCTCGCcatcaccgccgccgtcgccgcgctcaGGCTCATCGCCAAGGACTCCAAAACATACCATATCTTCGCCGACGTCTGA